GCGCCCCCATGCACGCGCTGCAACTTGCCCTCTGCGGCAAGCTCGCGCAGATCGCGGCGCACCGTGTCCTCCGACACGCCGAATGTGTCGCTCAGCGCCTTGGCCAGCACCTGGCCATCGCGCTTGAGAGCGTCGAGAATCAGCTTCTTGCGTTGGGAAGTCAGCATCCGGTTAGTCCGAGATTCATCCGATCATGAGATTGCACGAATTTTCTTGATTCTGCACGAAACCGCACGATACCATGATCGGGCGATGCGGCCAACCGGGCTGCGTCTTTACCCGGTCGCTGTTGCGCGATCGGATGGTGAATCCGGAACAGGAAGCGCTCATGAGCGAAAAGGCTGACCGCGTGCGTATCGTCGATGCGCAGGTGCTTTCCGACGACTGGTACGTGCTGAAGAAAACCACCTTCGATTACCGGCGTGCCGATGGCAGCTGGCAGCGGCAAAGCCGCGAAACCTACGATCGCGGCAATGGCGCGACGCTGCTGCTTTACGACCGGCGCCGACGCACTGTGGTGCTGATACGGCAGTTCCGACTGCCCGCGTTTGTCAATGGACACGAAGGGATGCTGATCGAGGCGCCTGCCGGACTGCTCGAAGCGGCATCGCCCGAAGCGCGGATTCGCGCGGAAGTCGAGGAGGAAACGGGCTATCGCGTGGAGTCGGTGCGAAAGGTGTTCGAGGCGTTCATGAGTCCCGGCTCCGTGACGGAGAAGCTCTACTTTTTCGTCGCCGAATATGATGCGGCTGCGCGTGTGAGCCGCGG
This Paraburkholderia phymatum STM815 DNA region includes the following protein-coding sequences:
- a CDS encoding NUDIX domain-containing protein, with translation MSEKADRVRIVDAQVLSDDWYVLKKTTFDYRRADGSWQRQSRETYDRGNGATLLLYDRRRRTVVLIRQFRLPAFVNGHEGMLIEAPAGLLEAASPEARIRAEVEEETGYRVESVRKVFEAFMSPGSVTEKLYFFVAEYDAAARVSRGGGVADEGEDIEVLEFAIDDALTMIARGEIMDGKTIMLLQYAALHLFLQ